A portion of the Desulfovibrio oxyclinae DSM 11498 genome contains these proteins:
- a CDS encoding helix-turn-helix domain-containing protein, producing MSEGLGERLQEVVSAKKLLNKDLANIMGIKSQTLTSYIRGQAAPKPPALVQLHRKLGIDINWLLTGRGDMLASDAAAAPRPELTSTADTLRRLMTDSLDVGPEELAEAAGLTVEQVEAMLERRAEIPATAIRSWVSRYRINANFLVAQIGQPLLSREEFLQQGPMTWLRMRDGEHEYPANMESPDNPPVNESLDETRTPIAKAVADIERAMGDTEELDKLRAIRSVIDNRIQSRSADLGIYNARAGERRASLHEDTVSYPEDRDGXRWRGGTHALFFCPRLSVY from the coding sequence GCATCAAAAGCCAGACGCTGACCTCGTACATTCGGGGCCAGGCCGCGCCCAAGCCCCCCGCCCTGGTGCAGCTGCATCGAAAACTTGGCATCGACATCAACTGGCTACTCACCGGCCGGGGTGACATGCTCGCATCCGATGCCGCGGCCGCACCGCGCCCGGAGCTCACCAGCACGGCGGACACGCTGCGCCGCCTGATGACGGACAGTCTGGACGTCGGCCCCGAGGAACTTGCCGAGGCGGCGGGCCTGACCGTGGAGCAGGTGGAGGCCATGCTTGAACGCCGGGCCGAGATTCCGGCCACGGCGATCCGCAGCTGGGTCTCCCGCTACCGCATCAATGCCAATTTTCTGGTTGCCCAGATCGGGCAGCCGCTCCTGAGCCGCGAGGAATTTCTGCAGCAGGGTCCCATGACCTGGCTGCGCATGCGCGACGGCGAGCACGAGTATCCGGCGAACATGGAAAGCCCGGACAATCCCCCGGTCAACGAGTCGCTGGACGAGACGCGCACGCCCATCGCCAAGGCCGTGGCGGACATCGAGCGCGCCATGGGAGACACCGAAGAGTTGGACAAGCTGCGCGCGATCCGCTCGGTCATCGACAACCGAATCCAGAGCCGCTCCGCCGATCTGGGCATCTACAACGCCCGCGCCGGCGAACGCCGAGCCTCCCTGCACGAAGACACAGTGTCCTATCCGGAGGACCGGGACGGATNACGGTGGAGGGGCGGGACGCACGCGCTATTTTTTTGCCCGAGACTATCAGTTTACTGA